Part of the Candidatus Eisenbacteria bacterium genome is shown below.
CTGGATCGCGCCATCCTCCGCTCGCTCCTTCGGCGGAAGGAGAAGCTCAACCAGGACATCGCGAGCTACATGTCCGGCGCGCAGAGCTCTCCCCGGGACGAGCTCGACCGCCAGCGCCTCACGGCCAACGTCACGACGAGCCGCGGGCTCGTCGACGCCCTGCGCAAGGAAGCGGCCTCGTCGCGCCTCTCCGAGGCGCTCGCGACGAGCGCGCTCGGGCCGCGCATCGACATCGTCGAGTCCGCGCTCCAACCGATCGCGCCCTCGTCGCCCGAGCCCGTCAAGATCTTCGGGGTCGCCCTGGTGCTCGGGCCGCTGATCTCCCTCGGCCTGGTCTTCGCGGGGGAGCGGCTCAACTCGGTCCTGCGCACCACCGAGCAAGCCGAGGGCGAGTTCGGGGTCGCGGTGATCGGGACCGTGCCGCGCATGGAGGGATGGCCGAAGCCGGGGAGCTACCTGGGCAACCACTGGGCGCTCTTCGCGATCCTCCTGGTGCTCCTGGTCACCGGTATCGTGTTCGCCGTGGACGCCGTGCTGCCCGGATCGAAGGCGGGACCCGTCCGCACGACCGAGCTCCGGCGCTAGGCCGCCGTGGATCGCGCCCCGCGCCCCCGCCGGAGCCTGCTGGATGGGCTCGACCTCGACGCGCCGCACATCACGGAGATCCGGCGGATCCTGCAGAACCTCTATCGCATGCGGACCGGGTCCGATTCCGAGATCCGCTCGTACATGGTGACGAGCGCCGGGAGGGACGAGGGGAAGAGCACGATCTGTTCGCTCCTGGCGATCGTCTCGGCGAGGATCTTCTACAAGCGCACCTTGATCATCGACGGTGACCTGCGCCGTCCCACGGTCCACTCGCTCCTGGGCATCTCCCAGGTCCCCGGGCTCTTCGACGTGATGCGGCGGAACGTGCCGCTCCGCGACGCGATCCACCCGACGGTCCTGCCGATGCTCTCCGCGGTTCCGAGCGGGCAGCTGCGCGGCATCGTGAGCGAGGCCTATGCGGACGAGGCCTTCGTCCAGGTGCTGCGCGAAGCGACCGCGAGCTACGACCTCGTCTTCGTCGACGCGCCGCCCGCGGTCCCCGTGGTCGAGCCGCAGCTCATGGCGGCCCACGTCGACGCGCTCCTGGTCGTCGCCATGGCCGGCAAGACCGCCCTCTCGATGGTGCGACGGTTCATGCAGATCATGACATCGGTCCATGGAAAGATCGCCGGCGTGGTCCTGAACAACGCGTCCGAAGGGCTGCCCTACTACTACGACCACCGGTATTACGGCTACCCCAAACCCCAGCCGTCGCGAATCCGCACGGTTCACCCAGAATCGAGGGAGGACATGGAACAGCAACCGAAGGACATTGCCGGAGGAACTCCATGAAGCGTACCCGCCGTGAGGCGAGCCCGCTCCAGACGTTCCTGGATCGCGCGTCCAGCAAGAAGGCCCGCATCGGCGTCATCGGCCTCGGGTACGTCGGCCTCCCGCTCGCGGCCGAGTTCGCGAAGGAGGGTTTCCGCGTCACCGGATTCGAGATCGACGCGAAGCGCGTCGCCACGCTGAACTCGGGACGCTCGTACATCCAGGACGTCCCCACGTCCGACGTGCGCGAGCTCGTGCGCTCCGGAAGGCTGCGCGCGACGCTCGACTTCGACGAGCTGAAGGCGATGGACGCGATCGACATCTGCGTGCCCACGCCGCTCCGGAAGACGAAGGACCCGGACGTCTCCTACATCGTCTCGTCGGTGTCCGAGATCGCGCCGCGCCTCCGGCGCGGGCAGCTCGTGATCCTCGAGTCGACCACGTATCCGGGCACGACCGACGAGCTCGTCCGGCCCATGCTCGAGGAGCGGGACATGCGGGTGGGGAGGGACTTCTACCTGGCCTTCTCCCCCGAGCGGATCGATCCGGGCAATCCGAAGTTCCACACGCGGAACATCCCGAAAGTGGTCGGTGGAACGACTCCGGCGTGCACGCAGGCGGTGTCCGCTCTGTACGGGAAGATCTTCGACCAGGTGGTTCCGGTCACGTCGACCCAGGTCGCGGAGACGGTGAAGCTCCTCGAGAACACGTTCCGAAGCGTCAACATCGGACTCGTGAACGAGATCGCGCTCATGTGCGACAAGCTGAACATCAACGTCTGGGAGGTGATCGACGCCGCGGCGACGAAGCCGTTCGGGTTCATGCCGTTCTATCCGGGCCCCGGCCTCGGAGGGCACTGCATTCCGGTCGATCCCTTCTATCTCTCGTGGAAGGCCCGCCAGAGCGGCTTCGAGGCCCGGTTCATCGAGCTCGCGGGGCAGGTGAACGGCAACATGCCGTATCACGTGGTCCGGCGTGTCGGAGAGGCGCTGAACGCGAAGCGCCAGTCGGTGCGGGGAGCGCGCGTTCTCCTCCTGGGCGTGGCGTACAAGGCCGACATCGACGACGTCCGGGAGTCGCCCTCGCTCGACATCATGGAGATCCTCGAGAAGGAGGGTGCGCGCGTCACCTACTGCGATCCCTACGTGCCGGTGCTGCGGCACGGGGGGAAGGTGCACCGGTCCGTGCCGCTCACGCCCGGAACGCTGCGGCGGTTCGATTGCGTGGTGATCGCCACGGCGCACAAGGTCTTCGACTACGACATGATCTCGAAGCACGCGGCGTCGATCGTCGACTGCCGGAACGCGCTCAAGGGCCGGCGGAAGCGCGCCGTGGTGCCCCTCTAGGCCGTGACGCTCCATCTCGTCACCGGGGGCGCCGGGTTCATCGGCTCCCACATCGCGGAGCGGCTCCTCCGGGAGGGGAACCGGGTCCGCGTCCTGGACAATCTCGCAACGGGACGGCGGGAGAACCTGGAACCGCTCCGCGCCGCGGGCGGGGACCGCTTCGAGTGGGTCGAGGGCGACATCCGCGACCTCGACACCTGCCGCCGGGCCTGCGAGGGAGCCGCGTTCGTGTACCACCAGGCCGCTCTGGCGTCGGTCCAGCGATCCATCGAGCGTCCCGCCGACACCACCGCGGTGAACGTCCTGGGAACCGTGAACGTGCTCACGGCCGCCCGCGAGGCGGGTGTCCGGCGCGTGGTCTCGGCCAGCTCCTCGTCGGTCTACGGGGACACGCCGACGCTCCCCAAGCACGAGCGGATGGAGACGTCGCCCCGGTCTCCCTACGCGGCCAGCAAGCTCGCGGCGGAATCCTTCGCTCGCGTCGCATCGCTGACGCTCGGTCTCGAGACCGTCTCGCTCCGGTACTTCAACGTCTTCGGGCCGAGGCAGGACCCGCACTCCCAGTACGCGGCGGTGATCCCGCTCTTCATCGGAGCGCTCCTCGAGGGGAAGCGCCCGGTCGTGTTCGGGGACGGGCAGCAGAGCCGGGACTTCACCTACATCGACAACGTGGTCGACGCGAACCTGCGCGCCGCGAGCTGCGCGGACGGGTCGGGTGAGGCCGTCAACGTGGCGTGCGGAGAGCGGTACTCGCTCCTCACCCTCCTCGATACGCTGGGGCGCATCGTGGGGCGCTCGGCAAATCCCGTGTTCCAGCCGCCTCGCGCGGGGGACGTGCTCCACTCCCAGGCATCGACCGAGAAGGCCGAGCGGATGCTGGGATTCCGTCCGGGAGTCGGATTCGAGGACGGCCTCCGCCGGACGGTGGAGCACTTCCGAAGTGGGCGCTGACGCCGCCACGTCCCGGTCCCAAGGCGCTCCGGTTCGAGTCGACGTCGCCACGCCGCAGGACGATCCCGCGGCGTGGGACGCGTTCGTCGCCCATCATTCGGACGCGACGCTCTTCCACCGGTCGGCCTGGCAGCGCGCGGTGGCGCAATCCTTCCGCTACCGCCCGCGCAGCATGGTCGCGCGGCGCGACGGAAGGGTGACGGGTGTCCTCCCGCTCTTCGAGGTCCCGACGCTCCCCTGGGGCCGCGCCCTCGTCTCCGCGCCGCAGGCCGTGTACGGGGGCCCCGTCGGGGAGGACGACGAGACCCGGCGCGCGCTGCTCGACCGCGCCCGGGCTCTGGGCGAGTCCCTCGGCGCGCGATACGTCGAGCTCCGCAATCTCGCACCCATCGGAGACCTCCCCGCGAGCGATCGCTACGTGACGTTCCGGCGGGCGATCCTGCCGACCGCGGACGAGAACATGGCCGCGATCCCGCGGAATCAGAGACGGAGCATCCGGATCGGCATGAAGAGCGGCCTCACCTCGGAGCTGGGCGGGCCCGAGCTCCTCGAGCCGTTCTACGACCTGTACTCGCACAGCGTCCGGAACCTCGGAACGCCCGTGTTCCCGAAGGCTCTGTTCGTGAATCTCCTGCGCGAGCTCGGGACGGACGCGCGCATTCTCGTCGTGCGCCGCGAGGGACGGCCCGTCGCCTCCGTGCTCACCTTCTTCTTCCGCGACGAGGTGCTCCCGTACTACGGGGGAGCCCGGAAGGAGGAGTTCCGGTACGCGGTGAACGACTTCATGTACTGGAGCCTCCTGCTCCACGGGATGGAGCGCGGATGCCGCGTGTTCGACTTCGGCCGCAGCAAGAAGGGAAGCGGCTCGTACGACTTCAAGCGCCACTGGGGATTCGAGCCC
Proteins encoded:
- a CDS encoding FemAB family XrtA/PEP-CTERM system-associated protein, which gives rise to MGADAATSRSQGAPVRVDVATPQDDPAAWDAFVAHHSDATLFHRSAWQRAVAQSFRYRPRSMVARRDGRVTGVLPLFEVPTLPWGRALVSAPQAVYGGPVGEDDETRRALLDRARALGESLGARYVELRNLAPIGDLPASDRYVTFRRAILPTADENMAAIPRNQRRSIRIGMKSGLTSELGGPELLEPFYDLYSHSVRNLGTPVFPKALFVNLLRELGTDARILVVRREGRPVASVLTFFFRDEVLPYYGGARKEEFRYAVNDFMYWSLLLHGMERGCRVFDFGRSKKGSGSYDFKRHWGFEPVPLHYQYVLLRQRSVPDLSPKNPKFSIAIECWKRMPLWLSRRLGPALVRYFP
- a CDS encoding nucleotide sugar dehydrogenase, encoding MKRTRREASPLQTFLDRASSKKARIGVIGLGYVGLPLAAEFAKEGFRVTGFEIDAKRVATLNSGRSYIQDVPTSDVRELVRSGRLRATLDFDELKAMDAIDICVPTPLRKTKDPDVSYIVSSVSEIAPRLRRGQLVILESTTYPGTTDELVRPMLEERDMRVGRDFYLAFSPERIDPGNPKFHTRNIPKVVGGTTPACTQAVSALYGKIFDQVVPVTSTQVAETVKLLENTFRSVNIGLVNEIALMCDKLNINVWEVIDAAATKPFGFMPFYPGPGLGGHCIPVDPFYLSWKARQSGFEARFIELAGQVNGNMPYHVVRRVGEALNAKRQSVRGARVLLLGVAYKADIDDVRESPSLDIMEILEKEGARVTYCDPYVPVLRHGGKVHRSVPLTPGTLRRFDCVVIATAHKVFDYDMISKHAASIVDCRNALKGRRKRAVVPL
- a CDS encoding CpsD/CapB family tyrosine-protein kinase produces the protein MDRAPRPRRSLLDGLDLDAPHITEIRRILQNLYRMRTGSDSEIRSYMVTSAGRDEGKSTICSLLAIVSARIFYKRTLIIDGDLRRPTVHSLLGISQVPGLFDVMRRNVPLRDAIHPTVLPMLSAVPSGQLRGIVSEAYADEAFVQVLREATASYDLVFVDAPPAVPVVEPQLMAAHVDALLVVAMAGKTALSMVRRFMQIMTSVHGKIAGVVLNNASEGLPYYYDHRYYGYPKPQPSRIRTVHPESREDMEQQPKDIAGGTP
- a CDS encoding SDR family oxidoreductase encodes the protein MTLHLVTGGAGFIGSHIAERLLREGNRVRVLDNLATGRRENLEPLRAAGGDRFEWVEGDIRDLDTCRRACEGAAFVYHQAALASVQRSIERPADTTAVNVLGTVNVLTAAREAGVRRVVSASSSSVYGDTPTLPKHERMETSPRSPYAASKLAAESFARVASLTLGLETVSLRYFNVFGPRQDPHSQYAAVIPLFIGALLEGKRPVVFGDGQQSRDFTYIDNVVDANLRAASCADGSGEAVNVACGERYSLLTLLDTLGRIVGRSANPVFQPPRAGDVLHSQASTEKAERMLGFRPGVGFEDGLRRTVEHFRSGR